One genomic region from Desulfofalx alkaliphila DSM 12257 encodes:
- a CDS encoding ATP-dependent Clp protease ATP-binding subunit, whose translation MRIRFTERARKVISLAQEEARNMNYPYVGTEHILLGLIREGQGIASKALNELGIDAERVRAAVEKIVEKGQGSVPDEIPLTPRGKRVIDLAVHFANGMGHSYVGTEHLLLGLIREGEGVAAQVLLSMGADLQRVQNVLLQMLGGGGHPQGQDGKGSMPQQQSGGCSGGSCGRAATLDEFGQDLNELAKKDKLDPVVGRQKEIERVIQVLSRRTKNNPVLVGEPGVGKTAIAEGLAQKIVNGEVPETLLNKRVVTLDLPAMVAGTKYRGEFEDRLKKVINEIKADGNVIVFIDELHTLIGAGGAEGAIDASNILKPALARGELQTIGATTLDEYRKHIEKDPALERRFQPVKVDEPTVDETIQILMGLRDKYEAHHRVRITDEALRAAAKLSHRYISDRFLPDKAIDLIDEAASRVRMQAYTAPPDLKELEKEIEEVRSEKQAAINNQEFEKAASLRDREKELIQQIEAERNQWKQQQGDKELVVGENEIATIVSSWTGIPVQKLAQEESERLLNLENILHERVIGQDEAVKAVAKAVRRARAGLKDPKRPIGSFIFLGPTGVGKTELAKALAESLFGDEDAMVRIDMSEYMEKHTVSRLVGAPPGYVGYDEGGQLTEAVRRRPYSVVLLDEIEKAHPDVFNVLLQVLEDGRLTEARGRTVDFRNTVIIMTSNVGVQRLKHTPVVGIRVDNREEARSEEIHRELKKDLERTFRPEFLNRIDEIVYFHALGRRHIKEIVSLMLNEVAKRMAEHEIYLEFTEQSKLVLADRGYSEEYGARPLRREIQKSVEDKLSEELLEGNIKAGDRVLIDGDGAQGITVKKAS comes from the coding sequence ATGCGTATAAGATTTACAGAACGGGCCCGGAAGGTGATATCATTGGCCCAAGAGGAAGCAAGAAACATGAATTACCCCTATGTGGGTACCGAACATATATTGCTGGGATTGATAAGGGAAGGGCAGGGCATAGCCTCTAAGGCCCTGAATGAATTGGGGATTGACGCTGAAAGAGTAAGGGCGGCAGTTGAAAAAATTGTAGAAAAGGGTCAAGGCAGTGTACCCGATGAAATACCACTTACCCCCAGGGGCAAAAGGGTTATTGACTTGGCAGTGCATTTTGCAAACGGCATGGGTCACAGCTATGTGGGCACAGAACATCTGCTGCTGGGTTTAATAAGAGAGGGCGAGGGTGTTGCTGCCCAGGTGCTTTTGTCCATGGGAGCTGACCTGCAAAGGGTACAAAATGTTCTTTTGCAAATGTTAGGCGGAGGCGGACATCCCCAAGGGCAAGACGGAAAAGGGTCAATGCCACAGCAACAGTCCGGCGGCTGCAGCGGTGGAAGCTGCGGGAGAGCGGCCACCCTGGATGAATTTGGTCAAGACTTAAATGAATTGGCTAAGAAAGATAAGCTTGACCCGGTGGTGGGGCGTCAAAAGGAAATTGAGAGGGTAATTCAGGTGTTAAGCCGCCGTACCAAGAATAACCCTGTGCTTGTGGGTGAACCCGGGGTAGGGAAAACTGCCATAGCTGAAGGTTTGGCTCAGAAGATTGTTAACGGTGAGGTGCCGGAAACCCTCTTGAACAAAAGGGTAGTAACCCTTGATTTGCCGGCCATGGTTGCGGGCACAAAGTACCGCGGCGAATTTGAAGACCGCCTGAAAAAGGTAATCAATGAAATTAAAGCCGACGGTAATGTTATTGTATTTATTGATGAACTGCATACCTTAATCGGTGCCGGCGGTGCAGAGGGGGCAATAGATGCTTCCAATATATTAAAGCCCGCCTTAGCCAGGGGCGAATTACAAACAATAGGGGCTACCACGCTGGATGAATACCGTAAACATATTGAAAAGGATCCGGCCCTAGAGCGGCGTTTCCAACCTGTTAAGGTGGATGAGCCCACTGTGGACGAAACAATTCAAATACTTATGGGCTTAAGGGATAAATATGAAGCCCACCACCGGGTGCGCATAACAGATGAGGCTTTAAGGGCGGCGGCTAAACTGTCCCATAGGTATATTTCTGACCGCTTCCTGCCGGATAAAGCCATCGATCTCATTGACGAAGCCGCTTCCCGGGTACGGATGCAGGCCTATACTGCACCGCCGGACTTAAAGGAACTGGAAAAAGAGATAGAGGAAGTAAGAAGTGAAAAACAAGCGGCCATTAACAATCAGGAATTTGAAAAGGCCGCAAGCTTGCGGGATCGTGAAAAGGAGCTTATCCAGCAAATAGAGGCAGAGCGCAACCAATGGAAACAGCAGCAGGGGGATAAGGAGCTGGTGGTTGGTGAAAATGAAATTGCAACCATTGTATCCAGCTGGACGGGAATTCCGGTGCAAAAACTGGCCCAAGAGGAGTCAGAGCGCCTATTAAACTTAGAAAACATTTTGCATGAGCGGGTGATTGGGCAGGACGAGGCCGTAAAAGCGGTGGCAAAGGCAGTTCGACGGGCCAGGGCAGGGTTAAAGGATCCGAAAAGGCCCATTGGCTCCTTTATATTCCTGGGTCCAACCGGGGTAGGCAAAACAGAGTTGGCCAAGGCCCTGGCGGAAAGTCTCTTTGGTGATGAGGATGCCATGGTTCGGATAGATATGTCTGAGTACATGGAGAAACATACCGTTTCAAGGCTGGTCGGTGCCCCTCCCGGTTATGTGGGATATGACGAAGGCGGTCAACTGACAGAGGCGGTGCGGCGGCGTCCTTATTCGGTTGTCTTGCTGGATGAAATTGAGAAGGCACATCCCGATGTCTTTAATGTCTTACTGCAGGTGTTAGAAGACGGACGCTTAACTGAGGCCAGGGGAAGAACAGTTGATTTTCGAAACACCGTAATTATAATGACTTCAAATGTAGGTGTACAAAGGCTAAAGCATACTCCGGTGGTGGGTATTCGTGTAGATAACCGGGAAGAAGCGCGCTCTGAGGAAATACACAGGGAGCTTAAAAAAGACTTGGAAAGAACTTTTAGGCCGGAGTTTTTAAACCGGATAGATGAAATAGTCTACTTCCATGCTTTGGGTCGCCGGCATATCAAGGAAATTGTCAGCCTAATGCTCAATGAGGTGGCTAAGCGAATGGCCGAACATGAAATATATTTAGAGTTCACCGAACAGAGCAAGTTAGTTCTGGCAGATAGGGGTTACAGTGAAGAATACGGTGCCAGACCCCTGCGCAGGGAAATTCAGAAGAGTGTTGAGGATAAATTATCAGAGGAATTGCTGGAAGGTAATATAAAGGCCGGGGACAGGGTATTGATTGACGGCGACGGGGCCCAAGGTATTACGGTCAAAAAGGCGAGCTAA